One Thermoflexus sp. genomic region harbors:
- the hisG gene encoding ATP phosphoribosyltransferase: MSASNPLRPTGRSSEEIRLALPSKGRLEEPTLAFLAACGLAVEKANPRQYVARIPALPGVTVLFQRAGDIPLSVRDGGVDFGITGYDVVMERLDHDPRVLILHEALNYGHCDLVLAVPEAWPIETVDELAALARSRAQEGHPLRIATRFTHLVSRFLKERGIAEFHLVASEGTLEVAPSIGYADLIADLTTTGTTLHDNRLKPLRDGVILHAQACLIANREALKARPEVLAVARQLVEFFEAHLRAEAHYMLFANMRGESAEAIARRLFTQTDLGGLQGPTISRVYVREEDPGWFAIHIIVRKDRLNEAIQQLRTIGGSGVVVAPVTYIFEEEPLRWQRVLEQLS; this comes from the coding sequence TTGTCCGCTTCGAATCCATTGCGACCCACCGGAAGGAGCTCGGAAGAGATCCGGCTGGCGCTCCCCAGCAAAGGGCGTCTGGAGGAGCCCACCCTGGCTTTCCTGGCCGCCTGCGGCCTCGCGGTGGAGAAGGCCAACCCCCGGCAGTATGTGGCCCGCATCCCGGCGTTGCCCGGGGTCACCGTGCTCTTCCAGCGAGCGGGGGATATCCCGCTGAGCGTGCGAGACGGGGGGGTGGATTTCGGCATCACCGGCTACGACGTGGTGATGGAACGGCTGGACCATGACCCGCGGGTGCTGATCCTGCATGAGGCGCTCAATTACGGCCATTGCGATCTCGTCCTGGCAGTCCCAGAAGCCTGGCCGATTGAGACGGTCGATGAGCTGGCCGCTCTGGCCCGATCCCGCGCCCAGGAAGGACACCCCCTCCGGATCGCCACCCGCTTCACCCATCTGGTGAGCCGCTTCCTGAAGGAACGCGGGATCGCCGAATTCCATCTGGTGGCCTCGGAGGGAACCCTGGAGGTGGCCCCGAGCATCGGCTATGCGGACCTCATCGCCGATCTGACCACGACGGGGACGACGCTGCACGACAACCGGTTGAAGCCACTGCGCGATGGAGTGATCCTCCACGCTCAGGCCTGCCTGATCGCCAACCGTGAGGCCCTGAAGGCCCGGCCGGAGGTCCTGGCGGTGGCCCGCCAGCTGGTGGAGTTCTTTGAAGCCCACCTGCGGGCAGAGGCTCACTACATGCTCTTCGCCAATATGCGGGGGGAATCCGCGGAGGCGATCGCCCGTCGCCTCTTCACCCAGACCGATCTGGGCGGCCTCCAGGGGCCTACCATCTCCCGCGTCTATGTCCGCGAGGAGGACCCCGGCTGGTTCGCCATCCATATCATTGTGCGCAAGGATCGCCTGAACGAGGCCATCCAGCAATTGCGGACCATCGGGGGCAGCGGGGTGGTGGTCGCCCCGGTGACCTATATTTTTGAGGAAGAGCCTCTCCGCTGGCAACGGGTGCTGGAGCAGCTATCGTAG
- the chrA gene encoding chromate efflux transporter: protein MAGSEKRAHSGSALEVLKFFLGLGFTAFGGPAAHIALMHRELVRRRRWVTEEQFLDLLSATYLIPGPNSTEMAIHLGFVRAGWAGLVLGGVAFIAPAMILVMALAALYVHFRTTPALAGILYGVKPVVLALIAQALWDLGRRTVRSFPLALTGLAVFGLYLWGVHELLLLVMAGVFMMLARRRLRFHIPLTGIAGWPMLVFSTFPAPFSLPLMFLLFLKIGAILYGSGYVLVAFLRADFVARLGWLTEAQLLDAVAIGQVTPGPVLTTATFIGYLLAGVPGALLATLGIFLPSFVFVALTGPLIPRMRRSPAVSAFLDGVNAASLGLMAGVLVQLAPASLVDPLTVGIGLLSLAILARFPINATWVVLAGAGAGLLRALI from the coding sequence ATGGCGGGCTCTGAAAAGCGGGCGCATTCGGGCTCCGCGCTGGAGGTGTTGAAATTTTTCCTAGGGCTGGGCTTCACCGCCTTCGGCGGGCCGGCGGCGCATATCGCTCTGATGCACCGCGAGCTGGTCCGCCGCCGACGGTGGGTGACGGAGGAGCAGTTCCTGGATCTCCTGAGCGCCACCTATTTAATCCCAGGGCCCAACTCGACCGAGATGGCGATTCATCTGGGCTTTGTGCGGGCCGGATGGGCAGGGCTGGTTCTGGGGGGCGTGGCGTTCATCGCGCCAGCGATGATCCTCGTGATGGCCCTGGCCGCTCTCTATGTCCATTTTCGAACCACGCCGGCCCTGGCGGGGATCCTTTACGGGGTGAAGCCGGTGGTGCTGGCCCTGATCGCCCAGGCGCTGTGGGACCTGGGGCGTCGGACGGTGCGGAGCTTCCCTCTGGCGCTCACTGGCCTGGCGGTTTTCGGGCTTTATCTGTGGGGCGTCCATGAGCTGCTCCTCCTGGTGATGGCGGGCGTATTCATGATGCTCGCCCGTCGAAGGTTGCGGTTCCACATTCCCCTAACAGGCATAGCGGGATGGCCCATGCTGGTTTTCTCCACCTTTCCGGCTCCCTTCAGCCTTCCCTTAATGTTTCTGCTTTTCCTGAAGATCGGCGCCATCCTGTATGGAAGCGGTTATGTGCTGGTGGCCTTTCTGCGGGCGGATTTTGTAGCCCGTCTGGGCTGGCTGACGGAGGCCCAGTTGCTGGACGCGGTAGCGATCGGCCAGGTCACCCCGGGGCCGGTTCTCACCACCGCCACCTTTATCGGCTACCTCCTGGCCGGGGTCCCGGGGGCCCTGCTGGCGACGCTCGGGATCTTCCTGCCGTCCTTTGTATTCGTTGCATTAACTGGCCCGCTGATCCCCCGGATGCGGCGCTCTCCGGCAGTCAGCGCCTTCCTGGACGGCGTGAACGCGGCTTCCCTTGGGCTGATGGCGGGGGTCCTGGTCCAGCTCGCGCCGGCTTCCCTGGTGGATCCTCTGACCGTAGGGATCGGGTTGCTCAGCCTGGCGATCCTCGCCCGTTTCCCGATCAACGCCACATGGGTCGTGCTGGCGGGAGCGGGGGCAGGACTGCTCCGGGCACTGATCTGA
- the tilS gene encoding tRNA lysidine(34) synthetase TilS, with protein sequence MSTEKRAIATVQRAVREAAHRFQLFASGEPVVVGVSGGPDSLCLLDVLRDLAPEFGITVHVAHLHHGLRGAEADADAAFVAELARVWGLPCTVERMDVHALADQEGLSLEEAARQARYTFLAEVAARVGSHTIAVAHHADDQVETVLMHLLRGSGLAGLRGMRPRMPLTEYHGLLRRPPEGLWLVRPLLGIWRREIEAYLQAKGLTPRFDRSNLDLTFFRNRLRHEVLPFLERLNPRLRETWWRMAEALAADYEFLEQTLRQVWPTVVVSEEPERIVFDLARWRGLPLSLRRMALREAAFRLARRLRDLGFEHVEEAIRMAEEGRTGSMLTWPEDLRVVVAYGNLMIAREGAVWPDPDLPLLTAPLPLRPGETPWPDGRWVAIWEEISAWDPVRLQHADPWTLYLDAERAGTHLAFRGRRPGDRFHPAGMPGPVRLKTFLINQKIPQAWRERWPLLVNERDEILWVAGVRPAAFIRPGPDTRRVWRIAIRRATGNDRRSPL encoded by the coding sequence ATGTCTACGGAAAAACGGGCGATCGCCACCGTGCAGCGAGCGGTCCGCGAGGCCGCTCATCGCTTTCAGCTCTTCGCCTCCGGGGAGCCGGTTGTGGTGGGCGTCTCCGGCGGGCCGGATTCCCTGTGCCTGCTGGATGTGCTGCGGGATCTGGCCCCAGAATTCGGGATCACGGTTCACGTCGCCCATCTCCACCACGGCCTGCGCGGGGCGGAAGCGGACGCCGATGCGGCCTTCGTGGCGGAGCTGGCCCGGGTCTGGGGGCTGCCCTGCACCGTTGAACGGATGGATGTCCACGCGCTGGCCGATCAGGAGGGTCTTTCCCTCGAGGAAGCAGCCCGCCAGGCCCGCTACACCTTCCTGGCCGAGGTCGCTGCCCGGGTGGGGAGCCACACCATCGCGGTCGCTCATCATGCGGATGATCAGGTGGAAACGGTGTTGATGCATCTTTTGCGGGGAAGCGGCCTGGCGGGCTTGCGGGGCATGCGCCCGCGCATGCCCCTCACGGAATACCATGGCCTGCTGCGCCGACCCCCGGAGGGGCTCTGGCTCGTGCGGCCCCTTCTGGGGATCTGGCGGCGGGAAATCGAAGCTTATCTTCAGGCCAAAGGGCTGACGCCCCGTTTCGACCGATCGAACCTGGATCTCACCTTTTTCCGCAATCGGCTGCGCCACGAGGTCCTTCCCTTCCTGGAGCGTCTGAACCCCCGGTTGCGGGAAACCTGGTGGCGGATGGCCGAGGCCCTCGCGGCGGATTATGAGTTCCTGGAGCAGACCCTTCGTCAGGTCTGGCCCACCGTCGTCGTCAGCGAAGAGCCGGAGCGCATCGTCTTCGACCTCGCCCGCTGGCGGGGCCTCCCTCTGAGCCTCCGGCGCATGGCCTTGCGGGAAGCCGCCTTCCGTCTGGCCCGCCGCCTGCGGGACCTGGGATTCGAACATGTGGAGGAAGCGATCCGGATGGCTGAGGAAGGGAGGACAGGGAGCATGCTGACCTGGCCCGAAGATCTGCGGGTGGTGGTGGCCTATGGGAATCTGATGATCGCCCGCGAAGGCGCCGTCTGGCCGGATCCGGACCTTCCCCTGCTGACCGCCCCCTTGCCGCTGCGCCCTGGAGAGACCCCATGGCCCGATGGCCGGTGGGTGGCGATCTGGGAGGAAATCTCCGCCTGGGATCCCGTCCGGCTGCAGCATGCGGATCCATGGACCCTTTACCTGGACGCAGAGCGCGCGGGGACCCACCTGGCTTTCCGGGGTCGTCGTCCGGGCGATCGTTTTCACCCGGCCGGGATGCCCGGCCCCGTGCGCCTGAAGACGTTCCTGATCAATCAAAAGATCCCCCAGGCCTGGCGCGAGCGGTGGCCGCTGCTGGTCAACGAGCGGGATGAGATCCTGTGGGTCGCTGGCGTGCGGCCCGCGGCGTTTATCCGGCCTGGCCCCGATACCCGGCGGGTATGGCGCATCGCCATCCGGCGGGCGACCGGGAATGACCGCCGGTCGCCCCTCTGA
- a CDS encoding DUF763 domain-containing protein — MPRTGFADLPLHTGRAPRWLFVRMTALAREIVTILVDEFGTAEVLRRLSDPYWFQAFGCLLGYDWHSSGVTTVVCGALKEALKDTGRDLGLFVAGGKGKASRRTPEEIEAASRYLHADPAALIYASRMAAKVDNHALQDGYQIYHHVMVFDREGRWAVIQQGMNLDNRYARRYHWLSEALTDFVHEPHAAVCCDEQTRPLNMVAAEAEAARRAVAELSREKPWRLLQELRRLQRLRLPPHHEILIQDIHPDHLASIFVKTYEAQPSSFSELLGLPQVGAKTIRALALLAELLYGTPLSFRDPARFAFAHGGKDRYPFPVDRTLYDRSIRILHEAVERARLGDRERLEALRRLAEWQRRRSGFPEDPPAAH, encoded by the coding sequence ATGCCCCGCACTGGTTTCGCAGATCTGCCTCTGCATACCGGCCGGGCCCCGCGCTGGCTGTTCGTGCGGATGACCGCCCTGGCCCGGGAGATCGTGACCATCCTGGTGGATGAATTCGGGACGGCGGAGGTGCTCCGTCGCCTGAGCGATCCCTACTGGTTCCAGGCCTTCGGATGCCTCCTGGGCTACGACTGGCACTCCAGCGGGGTGACCACGGTGGTCTGCGGGGCCCTCAAGGAAGCCCTGAAAGACACAGGGCGGGATCTGGGTCTCTTCGTGGCCGGGGGGAAAGGGAAAGCCTCCCGTCGAACCCCCGAGGAGATCGAGGCTGCCTCCCGCTATCTCCATGCCGATCCGGCGGCTCTGATCTACGCCAGCCGCATGGCAGCGAAGGTGGATAACCATGCGCTCCAGGACGGTTATCAGATTTATCATCACGTGATGGTTTTCGATCGGGAGGGGCGCTGGGCGGTCATCCAGCAGGGGATGAATCTGGACAACCGCTACGCGCGCCGCTATCACTGGCTGAGCGAGGCGCTGACGGATTTTGTCCATGAGCCCCACGCCGCTGTTTGCTGTGACGAACAGACGCGCCCCCTCAATATGGTGGCCGCGGAGGCGGAGGCCGCCCGCCGGGCTGTGGCGGAGCTCTCTCGCGAGAAGCCGTGGCGCTTGCTCCAGGAGCTGAGGCGTCTCCAGCGATTGCGCCTTCCACCCCACCATGAGATCCTGATTCAGGATATCCACCCAGACCATCTGGCCTCGATCTTCGTCAAAACCTATGAGGCTCAGCCCTCCTCCTTCTCGGAGCTTCTGGGACTCCCCCAGGTTGGCGCTAAAACCATCCGCGCGCTCGCTCTTCTGGCGGAATTGCTCTACGGGACACCCCTCTCCTTCCGGGATCCAGCGCGTTTCGCGTTCGCCCACGGTGGGAAGGACCGTTATCCGTTCCCGGTGGATCGCACGCTGTATGATCGTTCCATCCGCATCCTCCACGAGGCGGTGGAGCGGGCTCGTCTGGGGGATCGGGAGCGGCTGGAAGCCCTGCGTCGCCTGGCGGAATGGCAGCGACGGCGATCGGGCTTTCCCGAAGATCCACCGGCAGCCCATTGA
- a CDS encoding ABC transporter permease → MRADFWMENIRQALDTLASNRLRAALTLLGILIGVAAVIAMVAIGRGVQHYINAQFAAIGTNLVFVIPRAAAEGNSAGAALRDVSSLTMRDVRAIEQAVRGRAVAVVPVIQRFGPVESEGREAVTVILGTTPGYAPARNWRPLYGSFLEESHILNRSRVIVLGLTPARRLFPDVPNPIGRTVRINGIPFRVIGVMSDKGGSAFGDYNDLAFIPLPVAQEMLYDARDPRTGEPLVTGIMLQVARAEYTDGVVRAITETLREQHRIRFQDEDDFSVLTQFELVSIFGQISSVLTVFLGALGAISLLVGGIGIMNIMLVSVTERTREIGLRKAVGARRRDIMIQFLAEATLITLLGGGMGTAVGVALASLIGILSRGEVQAVIGVDTVLLAVGVSAAVGLFFGLYPAWRAARLDPIVALRYE, encoded by the coding sequence TTGCGAGCCGATTTCTGGATGGAGAACATCCGCCAGGCCCTGGATACCTTAGCCTCAAACCGGCTGCGGGCCGCCCTGACGCTGCTGGGCATCCTGATCGGCGTCGCCGCAGTCATCGCCATGGTGGCCATCGGCCGGGGCGTGCAGCATTACATCAATGCCCAGTTCGCCGCCATCGGCACCAATCTCGTTTTCGTGATCCCCCGGGCAGCTGCCGAGGGGAATTCCGCTGGAGCTGCCCTCCGGGACGTCTCATCGCTGACCATGCGGGACGTCCGGGCTATTGAACAGGCGGTGCGAGGGCGAGCCGTCGCGGTGGTCCCGGTCATCCAGCGCTTCGGGCCGGTGGAAAGCGAAGGCCGCGAGGCGGTGACCGTCATCCTGGGCACCACCCCGGGCTATGCCCCGGCCCGCAACTGGCGCCCCCTTTATGGGAGCTTCCTGGAGGAAAGCCATATTCTGAACCGATCCCGGGTGATCGTGCTGGGCCTGACCCCGGCCCGTCGTCTTTTCCCCGATGTGCCCAACCCGATCGGGCGGACCGTCCGCATCAACGGCATCCCCTTCCGGGTGATCGGGGTGATGTCGGATAAAGGGGGAAGCGCCTTCGGCGATTACAACGATCTGGCCTTCATCCCGCTTCCCGTGGCCCAGGAAATGCTCTATGACGCGCGGGATCCGCGCACCGGCGAGCCGCTGGTGACCGGCATCATGCTCCAGGTCGCGCGAGCGGAATACACCGACGGGGTGGTTCGGGCGATCACGGAAACCCTGCGAGAACAGCATCGGATCCGCTTCCAGGACGAGGATGATTTCTCCGTCCTGACCCAGTTCGAGCTGGTCTCGATCTTCGGGCAGATCTCCAGCGTGCTGACCGTGTTCCTGGGGGCGTTAGGGGCCATTTCGCTGCTGGTGGGCGGCATCGGGATTATGAACATCATGCTGGTTTCCGTCACGGAGCGGACGCGGGAGATCGGCCTGCGAAAAGCCGTGGGCGCCCGGCGTCGGGACATCATGATTCAGTTCCTCGCCGAGGCCACGCTGATCACCCTGCTGGGAGGCGGGATGGGCACAGCGGTAGGGGTGGCCCTCGCCTCCCTGATCGGCATCCTCAGCCGGGGGGAAGTCCAGGCCGTCATCGGGGTGGACACGGTGCTCCTGGCGGTTGGGGTGAGCGCAGCCGTGGGGCTCTTCTTCGGTCTCTACCCGGCCTGGCGCGCCGCCCGGTTGGATCCCATCGTCGCGTTACGATACGAATGA
- a CDS encoding alpha/beta fold hydrolase, giving the protein MPFATINGIRLVYDVRGQGIPVLWIHGFPLGRWLWDPQVHALADIARSIAVDLRGFGGSSAPEGPYTMETYAADLQGLLDTLGIDRVVLAGLSMGGYVAFAFYAAYPERVRALILADTRHQADTPEARANRYALIERIRAEGTPAAVEAFLPRLFGATTQRERPELVETLRRKMLTNPAAGLIGALQAMAERPDRTELLPSIQAPALVIVGEEDAVTPPDLARQMAEGIPRARLVVIPRAGHLANVEAPEAFNEAVRGFLRELEV; this is encoded by the coding sequence ATGCCGTTCGCAACGATCAACGGCATTCGCCTCGTCTATGACGTCCGCGGCCAGGGGATCCCGGTGCTCTGGATCCACGGCTTTCCCCTGGGGCGCTGGCTCTGGGACCCGCAGGTCCATGCCCTGGCCGATATCGCCCGCTCGATCGCCGTGGATTTGCGGGGATTCGGGGGCAGCAGCGCGCCGGAAGGTCCCTACACCATGGAAACCTACGCGGCCGACCTGCAGGGATTGTTGGATACGCTGGGGATCGATCGGGTGGTGCTGGCCGGGCTTTCGATGGGCGGCTATGTCGCCTTCGCCTTCTATGCGGCTTATCCGGAACGGGTCCGGGCCCTGATCCTGGCCGACACCCGGCACCAGGCCGACACCCCGGAGGCCCGGGCGAACCGATACGCGCTGATTGAACGAATCCGGGCCGAGGGGACACCCGCCGCGGTGGAGGCGTTCCTTCCTCGCCTGTTCGGCGCCACCACGCAACGCGAGCGGCCGGAGCTGGTGGAAACCCTTCGACGCAAGATGCTCACGAACCCCGCCGCCGGGCTCATCGGCGCGCTCCAGGCGATGGCCGAACGGCCGGACCGCACGGAGCTCCTTCCCTCCATTCAGGCGCCGGCGCTGGTGATCGTCGGCGAGGAGGATGCGGTAACCCCGCCGGATCTCGCCCGCCAGATGGCGGAAGGGATCCCCCGTGCCCGGCTGGTGGTGATCCCGCGAGCTGGCCACCTGGCCAATGTGGAGGCTCCTGAGGCCTTCAACGAGGCGGTCCGCGGGTTCCTTCGGGAACTTGAGGTTTGA
- the hisB gene encoding imidazoleglycerol-phosphate dehydratase HisB, with the protein MAPREARRQRRTAETEVAIFLRLDGHGEARVATGIGFLDHLLHHLAVHGLFDLEVQARGDLHIDPHHTVEDVAIVLGQALDEALGDRRGITRMGHAWVPMDEALAFVAVDLSGRPYAVLDLPFSGPSIGAMPTSLIPHFLETLAVHARMNLHARLLYGRDDHHRAEALFKALGRALDMAVRLDPRRHDVPSTKGTLGP; encoded by the coding sequence ATGGCCCCTCGTGAAGCTCGCCGTCAGCGGCGCACTGCGGAAACCGAGGTCGCGATCTTCCTGCGGCTGGACGGACATGGGGAGGCCCGGGTGGCGACCGGGATCGGTTTCCTGGACCACCTGCTCCACCATCTGGCGGTCCACGGGTTGTTCGATCTGGAGGTCCAGGCTCGAGGGGACCTGCATATCGACCCCCATCATACCGTGGAAGACGTCGCCATCGTGCTGGGGCAGGCTCTGGACGAGGCGCTGGGAGATCGAAGGGGGATCACGCGGATGGGGCATGCCTGGGTGCCTATGGATGAGGCCCTGGCCTTCGTGGCCGTGGATCTCTCGGGGCGGCCCTATGCCGTGCTGGACCTGCCCTTTAGCGGCCCGTCCATCGGCGCGATGCCTACCTCCCTGATCCCCCACTTTCTCGAAACCCTGGCGGTCCACGCCCGGATGAACCTGCATGCTCGATTGCTCTACGGACGGGACGATCACCATCGGGCGGAGGCGCTTTTCAAAGCCCTGGGTCGGGCCCTGGATATGGCGGTGCGCCTGGATCCCCGCCGACACGATGTTCCCTCCACGAAAGGAACCCTGGGTCCATAG
- a CDS encoding YkoP family protein — protein MQTIIEAFVHQLDPILRRAHRVREFTEDPQCLLRVALGFSDRDLQLSDGTWIRRGDPIVELHLWNERIPRMPPEGPDLIWSLRFYRRLVASLRLVARWMAQHPEARQARALRGETSMVDPARRLIQALGFDLIRLEQEARGWRRLRYRMDDLYVWLLIRAYNPVSLRNRPLHQLERVQFWISREAFFRRYGDFSFVS, from the coding sequence ATGCAGACCATCATCGAAGCGTTTGTCCATCAGCTGGATCCCATCCTTCGGAGAGCTCATCGGGTTCGGGAGTTCACGGAGGACCCACAATGCTTGCTTCGGGTGGCGCTGGGCTTCTCCGATCGGGATCTCCAGCTCTCCGATGGGACATGGATCCGACGGGGGGATCCGATCGTGGAATTGCATCTGTGGAACGAACGGATCCCGCGGATGCCTCCGGAGGGGCCGGATCTGATCTGGAGCCTTCGGTTTTATCGACGTCTGGTGGCCTCGCTCCGGCTGGTCGCCCGGTGGATGGCGCAACATCCCGAAGCTCGACAGGCCCGGGCGCTGCGGGGAGAGACCTCGATGGTGGATCCTGCCCGAAGGCTGATCCAGGCGCTCGGGTTTGATCTCATCCGGCTGGAGCAGGAAGCCCGGGGATGGCGGCGGCTGCGTTATCGAATGGATGACCTCTATGTGTGGCTATTGATTCGCGCATATAACCCCGTTAGCTTGCGGAACCGACCTCTCCATCAGCTGGAGCGTGTTCAATTCTGGATATCGCGGGAGGCTTTCTTCAGACGCTACGGCGACTTTTCATTCGTATCGTAA
- the hisC gene encoding histidinol-phosphate transaminase, producing the protein MIERWLRPDLRDLFGYSMSASPDDLAAAYGVSPDRLIRLHANENVYGPSPRVYAALAQGAWHQYPDPRGRALRRALAEYTGLGPEWIALGNGADDVIDLLARLLIGPGRTALIVEPTFEMYALSVRWHGGKVLTLQRDEAFRIPLAELLEAVHRHRPAAVFLASPNNPDGALLPEEILHALLAADVMVIVDEAYFEFSDHTFAGWLPEHPNLVIVRTFSKWAGLAALRLGYALMHPELVRAYDEIRPPFNVNLAAQQAALASLEDRAYLMANVARLVAERERLYRALQEFPFLRPLPSRTNFILCRVVNLDAHRLWEELLRRGILVRRYTSPELRNYLRISVGRPEHTGALLQALTEIAREVPHGPS; encoded by the coding sequence GTGATCGAACGCTGGCTGCGCCCTGATCTTCGGGATCTATTCGGCTACAGCATGTCGGCATCGCCGGATGATCTGGCCGCTGCCTATGGGGTATCACCGGATCGATTGATCCGGCTCCATGCCAATGAGAACGTCTACGGTCCCTCCCCGCGGGTATATGCCGCCCTGGCTCAAGGCGCGTGGCATCAGTATCCGGACCCGCGGGGGAGGGCCCTGCGCCGGGCGCTGGCGGAATATACCGGGCTCGGCCCGGAGTGGATCGCCCTGGGCAACGGCGCCGATGACGTCATCGACCTCCTGGCTCGCCTCCTGATCGGGCCCGGGCGCACCGCCCTGATCGTGGAGCCCACGTTCGAAATGTATGCCCTCTCTGTCCGCTGGCATGGCGGGAAGGTTCTCACGCTCCAGCGGGATGAGGCCTTCCGAATCCCGCTCGCAGAACTTCTCGAAGCCGTCCATCGCCATCGCCCCGCCGCGGTCTTCCTCGCTTCCCCCAACAACCCGGATGGCGCCCTGCTCCCTGAAGAGATCCTCCACGCCCTGCTCGCAGCGGATGTGATGGTCATTGTGGACGAAGCCTACTTCGAGTTCTCGGATCACACTTTTGCAGGCTGGCTTCCGGAACACCCCAATCTGGTCATTGTGCGAACCTTCAGCAAGTGGGCAGGGCTGGCCGCCCTCCGCCTGGGCTACGCGCTGATGCACCCGGAGCTGGTCCGGGCGTATGATGAGATTCGGCCGCCGTTCAATGTGAACCTGGCCGCCCAGCAGGCCGCCCTGGCATCGCTGGAGGATCGAGCGTATCTTATGGCGAACGTCGCGCGGCTGGTGGCGGAACGGGAGCGGCTTTACCGGGCGCTGCAGGAGTTCCCCTTCCTCCGGCCGCTCCCCAGCCGGACCAACTTCATCCTGTGCCGGGTGGTGAACCTGGACGCCCATCGCCTCTGGGAAGAGCTCCTGCGCCGCGGGATCCTGGTTCGCCGTTACACATCGCCGGAGCTGCGGAATTACCTCCGCATCTCCGTCGGGCGGCCGGAGCATACCGGGGCGCTGCTTCAGGCTCTAACGGAGATCGCCAGGGAGGTTCCCCATGGCCCCTCGTGA
- the rpsO gene encoding 30S ribosomal protein S15, translating to MSLSKEEKQQLIEMFRRHEADTGSPEVQIAILTERIHRLTEHLKQHKHDEHSRVGLLKLVGKRRRQLEYLARVDPQRYRMVLERLGLRK from the coding sequence GTGAGCCTTTCGAAGGAAGAGAAACAGCAGCTGATCGAGATGTTCCGACGCCACGAGGCCGATACGGGCTCTCCGGAGGTGCAGATCGCGATTTTAACTGAGCGGATCCATCGTCTGACCGAACATCTGAAGCAGCATAAGCATGATGAGCACTCCCGGGTGGGACTGCTCAAGCTGGTCGGTAAACGCCGGCGACAGCTGGAATATCTCGCCCGGGTGGATCCTCAGCGCTATCGCATGGTGCTGGAACGGCTGGGCCTGCGGAAGTGA
- a CDS encoding Crp/Fnr family transcriptional regulator: MRTLLQTLRSVPLFSGLDEEAYHEIGHWVELLSFPAEHYIFHQGDEADAVWIVAEGRVRMLRHASPGKEVILELLGPGEVFGGATLLLSRNPATAQAATPVTLLRIPRSAYLALLEQYPRVAVRLLQMLGQRLERAMSIRALILEKVENRIAYTLLTLAERAGRPDPQGVWITIPLSREDIARMAGTTLETAIRILSRWNRMGWIRTERGGYILMRERKALQDLARLEEREGWE; the protein is encoded by the coding sequence ATGCGCACGTTGCTGCAGACGCTCCGATCGGTTCCTCTGTTCAGCGGTCTGGACGAGGAGGCCTATCACGAGATCGGCCACTGGGTGGAGCTTCTCTCCTTCCCAGCGGAGCATTACATTTTCCATCAGGGCGATGAGGCGGATGCCGTCTGGATCGTGGCGGAGGGACGGGTGCGCATGCTCCGGCATGCATCCCCGGGGAAGGAGGTGATCCTGGAGCTCCTGGGGCCGGGCGAGGTGTTTGGGGGAGCGACGCTCTTGCTGAGCCGTAATCCGGCCACCGCTCAGGCCGCCACCCCGGTTACCCTCCTGCGCATCCCCCGGTCGGCCTACCTGGCGCTCCTCGAGCAGTATCCGCGGGTCGCCGTCCGCCTGCTGCAGATGCTCGGCCAACGCCTGGAGCGCGCGATGTCGATCCGCGCCCTGATCCTGGAGAAAGTGGAGAACCGCATCGCCTATACGCTGCTGACCCTGGCCGAGCGGGCCGGGCGCCCGGACCCCCAGGGCGTCTGGATCACCATCCCCCTTTCCCGGGAGGATATCGCCCGGATGGCCGGCACCACCCTGGAGACGGCCATCCGGATCCTGAGCCGGTGGAACCGGATGGGATGGATCCGCACGGAGCGGGGCGGTTACATCCTGATGCGGGAGCGGAAGGCCTTGCAGGATCTCGCCCGCTTAGAGGAGAGGGAGGGATGGGAGTGA